ACTCGCCGGCGTCGACGCGCTTTGCGACGACGGCCGGAGTGCCGTCGCTCATCGGCGACCCCCGACCGCTCGCCGGTGGTTCGCCCGCACGCGTGCGAGGGTTCCGCCGCCGGCGCACGTGAGCGCTGCTCGAATCGACTCAGGGGAGATGCCGGTTCGTCACCCCGATTGTCCCGCCCGCCGTCTGTTCGCAGTCCATACCCCCGGGTTGGGCGCCGCGGGACTTGTAAGTTCCCCGCGGCGGCGCACACCGTCACCGCCGCGGACCGGTGTTTCTACTGACCTGTCCACATACACAAAAGTTATAACTTCTGATGATACAGGACGAGATATGCCGGACCCGCTACAGCTGTCGATAGACCCCACCTCCCTCGGACTCGAGTTCGGAAGCGGCGCCGTCGTCGGCGGCGTCGTCGGTTTCGCCGCGAAGAAGGTGGCCAAGGTGCTCGCCGTCGTCGTCGGCCTCGAACTGGCGCTGTTCAAGTTCCTCGAATCGCGCGGGATACTCGTCGTCGACTGGGAGAAACTCACCGCCGGGATGATGAAGACCACCGAGGCGGCCGCCGCCGGAACGCCCCCGAGTTGGCTGTCGACGCTCCTCTCGACGCTCTCCGTCTCGGCGGGGTTCACCGGCGGGTTCCTCCTCGGATTCAAGCAGGGATAGCCGCCGTTCGACACGCCTCCGCGTGCCTCACCGGGTGCTCAGTTCGTCTTTGTCCTTGACGATGCGCGTTTCGGCCTCCCCGGAGGTGTAGTCGTTCACCATGTCGTAGAACTCGTTCTGCATCCCCGCCGGGAAGGTGACGACGCCGACCCACGACCCGTCGTTCTGCCACTCCTCTCGCTCCAAGTCGCCGTACTCGCGCACCTGCGCCTGCGTCTTCCCGGCGTACTGCGCCGGAATCTGGACGGCGACGGTCACCTCGTCGAACCGGATGGGGATGACCGGCCGGAGGGCGTCGAGGGCGTCGTCCACCTGCGACTCCACCGTCTCCATGGGGTCGACTTTGAACCCCGCCTGTTCGAGGGCGCGTTCGATGCGGTCCGGAGGGTGCGGCGCGTTGTCCATCTGCGGGTTCACGGCGTTGCGCGTGATGGTGTTGATGAGTTGCTTGCGCTTTTGCTCCTGCATCTCGCGGCGCTGTTCGGCGGTTATCTGTATCTCGCCGCGCTTTACGACCTCCGGGATTATCTCCATCGGGTCCGTCGTCCCGAACACGGTTTCGAGGTCCTCCTCCGCCGGTCTGTCACCGCGGGAGGCGTCCTCGAAGACGTCCTCCGCCGCGATGACGTCCTCCAACTCGCCCTCGAACTCGCCACGTTTCATCGCGAGGGCGGCGTCGGGGTCGATGAGCACCTCGAAGCGTTCGCCGTGGGACTCCAGTCGGGCGGTCACCGCTTCGTCGAGTGAAATCATACGACGTGATACTCGCTCCGAATTAAAAAGCCCTCCCCGAACTCGACGCGCGTGGCCGGGGAGCGAAGCGCTATATCGGCCGCGCGCCTCCGCCCGGCTATGAGCATCGACACCGCGGACGACGCCGCGACCCTCGAAGACCGACTCGCCCTGTTCATGCGGCGCAACTTCCCGCAGATTCAGATGCACGGCGGCACCGCCGGCATCGACGCTCTCGACGAGGAGTCGGGCGAAGTGTGGATTTCGCTCGGCGGCGCGTGCTCGGGGTGCGGCATCTCCCCGATGACGGTGCAGGCGCTGAAGTCCCGGATGGTGACGGAGTTCGAGGAGATATCGCAGGTGCACGCGACGACGGGCGGGTCGTTCGACTACGATACCCCCGAGGACCCGTTCGCGCGCAGTCGCGACGACGCCCCGTTCTGAGACGCTTCGCTCGAACCGACTTCGCGGCCGGAAACCCCCCGTTAACGACCCGATTACCGGGCGAATGGGGCCACTAAACGGCGTCTAGTCGAACCGTACCTATATAATCAGACGACAGTCTCGGAGTATGTCCAAAACGAAATCACACCGCTCGAACGCGTCCGCGCGCTACCACGTCGTCTGCCGCGACTGTCCGACGGAGTCCGTCGAGCGAACCGGCGTGGCGGCCGCGCAGGTGCGCAGCGAACACGTCGCCGAGACGGGACATCGCGTCGTCGTCGGCGCTCTCTCGGGCGAGTAGTCGAATCGAAAATCGAGAACGGCGTCGCCGGCGCGGGCGCTCAGTTCGACAGTTCCTCGATGATGTCGAGGAGGTCGTCTTTGTCCTGCACGCCGATGACGCGCTTGGCCTGTTCGCCGCCCTGGTAGAACTGCAGCGTCGGCACCGAGCGGACGCCCTCGTCGCGGGCGAGTTCCTGCAGTTCGTCGATGTCGACTTTCAGGACCAGCGCGTCGGTCTCGGCGGCGATTTCCTCGACGGTCGGTTCGAGCATCTTGCACGGTCCGCACCAGTCCGCGTGGAAATCCACGAGCACCACGTCGTGTTCCGAGACGAGTTGTTCGAGGTGGTCCTGGCTCTCGACGTGGACGGGGCTGCCTTTGCTTTCGGGCGTGCTCATTATCGGGGATAGTCGCGGGACGCCCTTAACTATTGAGAGGGAATGTCGACTGGCCGCACGACCGTCGAGCGACCGCCGGGCGACTACCGGGCGCCTGCGGAGCGACGGCGTCCGCTCAGGGGACGTCGTATCCGAGGAGGACGCCGTCGTCGATGCGTTCGACCTCGCGGAGTTCGAGTCGGGGGAACGACTCGACGAAGCCGTCGCCGTCGGCCAGCGTGGGGGCGTCGCGGCCGCCGAACACCACCGACCCGACGTACAGGGTGAGTTCGTCCACCAGTCCGTCCTCGAACAGCGAGAAGATGACCTCGCCGCCGCCCTCGACCATGAGTCGGTCGACGCCGCGCGATTCGAGTTCCGCGAGGGCGTCGGGGAAGGAGACGCGCGTCCGGCCGGCGACGACCACCTCCGCGCCGGCGTCGCGGAGAGCAGCAATTCGGTCGTCGGGGGCGGCCTCGCTCGCGAGGAGGTACGTCGTCGCCGCGCCGTCGAGGATTCTGGCGTCGGACGGCGTCCGGGCGCGGGAGTCCGCGACGACGCGCGCCGGCGAGGGGTCGCGGCCGGCGGTCCGGCGTTCGTCCCGGTAGTTGTCGTCGTCGAGGGTAAGGTGCGGGTCGTCCGCGAGGACGGTGCCGACGCCGACGAGGACGGCGTCGCTGTCGGCGCGGACGCGGTCGACGCGGGCGAAGTCGTCCGCGCCGCTGATCTTCACCTGCTCGCGCCGCCGCGTCGACAGTTTCCCGTCGACGCTCGCGGCGGCGTTGACGACGACGTGCATACGCCTCCGTGGACGCGACCCGGAAAACGGGTTTCGGTCGGCGTTCGTACGGCGAGATTCGGTCGGCTTCGCTCCGACGGGAAGCGGTGCTGTCCGGCGACCGCGGACCGGAGATATAAATACGCCACCGTGGTAATCCATTACAGAATGCCGCCGAAAGTGCTGATGCTGGGTTGGGGCTTCCCGCCGAACGTGAGCGGTGGTCTCGACACCCACGTCGGGGAGATGTTCGACGGACTCAGAGCGCGCGACGTGGACATCGAACTCGTCCTTCCGGCGGAGTACGCCCCGGAGGACAGGGAGGGAATCCACGGCGTCCCGACCGGACAGGGCGACATCATCACCCGCATCGGGCGGCTCAGTTCGGCGTTCGCGGAGCACGCCGAGGACGCCGACATCGTCCACACCCACGACTGGTTCGGCTACGGTCCGGGGTCGCGCGCGAAGTCGAACGCGGACGTCGAGTGGGTGACGACGTTCCACTCGCTGTCGTCGGACCGCAACCTCGACCCGCCGAAGCGGGAGGTAGAGACCGAACGCCGCATCGCCGAGCGCTGCGACCACCTGTTGGCGGTGAGCAAACTCACCGCCGGCCGCGTCAAGGAACTGTACGGCGGCGACCCGGAGGTCATCTACAACGGCTTCTCGAAGTGCGAAACGACCGGCCGCGACCTGAAAGAGGAACTCGATATCGACGGCGACATGCTGTTCTTCGTCGGCCGGCACACCGACCAGAAGGGCATCTCCCACCTCGTCTACGCGATGGAGAAGCTCAGACGCGACGACGTGACCCTCGTCGTCGGCGGGTCGGGCCACCTCACGGCGCAACTGAAGAAGTTCGCCCAACTGCTCGACGTCGAGGACCAACTGGAGTGGGTCGGCTACATCCCCGAGGAGGAACTCGGCGACTACTACGCCTCGGCTGACCTGTTCGTCTCGCCCTCCCTCTCGGAGCCGTTCGGCATCACCATCACGGAGGCGCTCTCGGCCGGCACGCGCGTCGTCGCCACCGAGAGCGGCGTCAACGAGGTGCTCCCCGACGACTGCGTCATCGAGGTCGAACCCGCCTCCGACTCCATCGCCGACGGCATCGACTACGGTCTCTCCCTGGAGGGGCCGCCGGAGTACGACCCCGTCACGTGGGAGGACGTGGTCGACGAGACGATCGACTTCTACGAGCGCATCGCGGACGAGTAGACGAGTAAACCCGAGCGCTACGCGGACGCTGACGCGTGAACGTGCGACCGGCGCTCGTCGAGTTTTTTACCGCAGCAGACGCACGTCGGTGACCGGTTCGGGGTGGCGGATCCGGTAGCCGTCGCTGGTCGGGACCATCCCCTCTCGGGGGAGGCTCTGTCGGGCGGCCTGGTACGGCGAGTCGTCGCGGGCGGACTGGTAGGGGCTGTCGTCCCGCGAGGACTGGTAGGGGCTGTCCCGGTCCGCCGGTTGGTACGGGCTGTCACCGTCGGCCCGTTGGTACGGACTGTCGCTCTGCTGGCGCGCCCCGCGCTCGAAGTCCTCCGGCGGCAGGTAGATTCGCTCGCCGGACTCCGACTCGACGACGACGGCGGTGTCCCGGTCGCCCCGCATCGTGATGACCGTCTCCTCGTCGTCGACGGTCAGGCTGAACGAGACGTCCTCCTCTCTCTCTGCCTCGGCGTCGCTCATACCCCCTCCTGCGGCGGCCTCGCACTTAGCAGTTCGTGCTCCTCTTCGACGTTTGATTCCGCAGACGCGGTCGGGACGGCGGTGAAGCCTCGAAGGTCGACCCTTTTCAGCCCCGCCGGTGGCGACTTCCCGGCCGCCGTCGCGCGTTCGCGTTCGGTCTCTTCGCCGTCGCGCGACCCCACCCGACGACCCCCGCCGGCAACCCTTTTTACGGGACGAGGCAGTAGTTCACGACGATGAACGTCGACGAACACGCCGAGGAACTCGCCTCCACCCTCGGGGTAGACAAAGCGGAGGTCAAATCCGACCTGGAGAACCTGCTGTCGTACAGCGTGCCGATAGACGAGGCCAAACAGAGCATCCGCCGGAAGCACGGCGGCGACTCCGGCGCCAGCGCCGCGCCCACCTCGAAGGACGTGGCCGACGTCGACACCGACGACGGCAACGTCACCGTCACGGTGCGGGTGCTCACCGTCGGCAAGCGCTCCATCCGCTATCAGGGCGAGGAGCAGACCATCCGCGAGGGCGAACTCGCGGACGCGACGGGCAAGATATCCTACACGGCGTGGCAGGACTTCGGCTTCGAGGCCGGCGATTCGGTCACCGTGGGCAACGCCAACGTCCGCGAGTGGGACGGCAAGCCCGAACTCAACCTCGGGCAGAGCACCACCGTCGCGGTGGAGACGGAACCCGTCGAGACGGCTCACGAGGCCGGCGGCGACACGGACCTCGTGGACTTGCGCGCCGGCGACCGGGGGCGCAACGTCGAGGTGCGCGTCCTCGAATCGGAGGAACGGGTCATCTCCGGGCGCGACGGCGACACCACCATCCGGTCGGGCGTCGTCGCCGACGAGTCGGCCCGACTGCCCTTCACCGACTGGGGCGCCCGCCCCGAACTCCGCGAGGGCGAGGCGTTCCGCTTCGAGGACGCGTACGTCCGTGAGTTCCGCGGCGTCCCGCAGGTGAACCTCTCGGAGTTCACCACCGTCACGCCGCTCTCGCGCGACGTGGAGGTGAACGAGGACGCCCCGCGGATGCGAATCGACGAGGCCGTCGGTTCCGGCGGGATGTTCGACGTGGAAGTCGTGGGCAACCTGCTGGAGGTGCGCGACGGGTCGGGACTCATCGAGCGCTGCCCCGACTGCGGACGCGTCCTCCAGAACGGCCAGTGCCGCCAGCACGGCGACGTCGACGGCGAGGACGACATGCGCGTGAAGGCCATCATCGACGACGGGCACGGCACGGTGACGGCCGTCCTGGACCGCGACCTCACGGAGGAACTGTACGGCGCGCCGATGGCCGACGCGATGGAAGCGGCCCGCGAGGCGATGGACAAAGAGGTCGTCGCCGACGAAATCAGGAATCGCGTCGTCGGACGGGAGTTCCGCGTCCGCGGCAACCTCTCGGTGGACGACTACGGCGCGAACCTCGAAGCGACCGAGTTCGAGGAGACGGGGGACGACCCCGCCGACCGCGCGGCCGCGGTCCTCTCGGAGGTGTCGGCATGAGCGTCATCGAGAACCGCCGCGAGGTGGCCTACCGCGTCTTCGCCGCGGAGTTCGACGACGCCACCCTCTCCTACTCCGAGGGCGACGAGGAGCGAGCGCCGAACTACGTCGTCACGCCGACCGGCGCGCGCGTGAACCGCCTGTTCGCCGTCGGCGCCCTCACCGAGGTGGAGTCGGTGAACGAGGAGGTGCTGCGAGGCAGAATCGCGGACCCGACCGGCGTGTTCGTCACCTACGCCGGGCAGTACCAACCGGAGGCGATGAACTTCCTCGACCGCGCGTCGCCGCCGATGTTCGTCTCCATCACGGGCAAGGCGCGGACGTACGAACCCGAGGACTCGGACCGGGTGTTCACCTCGGTCCGCCCGGAGAGCATCAACGAAGTCGACGCCGGCACGCGGGACCGGTGGGTCGTCGCCGCCGCCCGAGCGACGCTCGAACGCGTGGCGACGATGCGGGCCGCGATGGCGATGGACCGCCGCGGCGAGGACCTGCGTGTCGCCCTCGAAGCGCGCGGCGTGAACGAGTCGCTGGCCGCGGGCGTTCCCCTCGCCATCGACCACTACGGGACGACCGAGCACTACCTCGAAGCCGTCCGGCGGATGGCCGTCCAGGCGCTCGAACTCGTCGAAGGCGACCGCGACGCCGTCGACTCGCTGACCGTCGACCCGGACGAGGTCGGACCGGACGAACTCGGTCCGCTTCCGGCGGTCCCGGCGGCGACGGAACCCGAGGGCGGCGACGTCGCCCTCACCGAGGTCCGCGAGGGCGGCGACGCCGACGAGAGCGTCACTGCCGCCCCCGACGGTGCGGCGGGCGACGCCGACGCGGAACCCGAATCCGAATCGGGCGCCGCCGATGCCGATGTCGATATCGGCGCCGGCGCGGGCGCGAGTACGACCCCGGACGCGAACACCGACACGGCCGCGGACGCGGAAGTCGAGTCGTCCGGAACCGACCGCGAGACGACCGAACCCGGGATGGAGACGGCGGCCGCCGAGTCCGCCGAGACGTCGGACCCGTCCGGCCCCGACCCGTCGACGGAGGCGCCCGACGCGCCCTCGGAGTCGGACGCGACCCCGGACTCGGTCGAGACGGAACCCGACCCGACCGAACGGACCGCCGCCTCCGCGACGGCGGACGCCGGCGGGTCGGGGAGCGAGAGCGACTCGGAGCCGTCCGATTCGACGGGCGGACTGGGCGACTTCGACGAGGGGTCGGCCGCGTCCGCCGAACCGGCCGGAGACGAGACGGCCGAGTCCGAATCCATGTCCGACGCGGACGACGGTGACGCGAGCGGACTGGGCGACTTCGACGCCGGCGACGCCGAACCCGAGGCGACGGAAGAGGCCGGAGCGGACGCGACAGAGGCGGAGGCGGCGGAGGCGGACGCGGGCGAGATGTACGAGATGAGCGACGACGAACGCGCGGAGATAGAAGAGGAGTTCGGCGCGGAGTTCTCCACCGGCAACGAGGTGGACGACCCCGGCGAGGCCGACATCGACGTGCCCGACGCCGACGAACTGGAGGCGCAGGCCGCCGAGGCGAACGCCGGAACGAACGGCCAGACGCCGTCGACGACCGAGTCGGTCGCCTCCGAGTCGACCGGCGAGTCCGACGCGGCGAGCGATGAACCGGCGGCGACGCCGGACGACCCGCGCCCGGACACGCAGTCCCCCGAGGCGGCGGCCGAGTCACCGGACGGCGCCGTCGCGGACGACGTCGAGACCCCCGAGGAGGCCGAGACGGCGGCCGGCGAGTCAGACCCCATCGAGTCCGCGGGCGGCGACGACGCGGAGACCGCGGACGCGGACGCCGGCGGCGACGCGGAGGCCGAGGACGTCGACCTCGAAGACGCCGTCGTGGAGGTCATGGCCGACTTGGACGACGGCGACGGCGCGGACCGCGAGGCGGTCGTCGAGGCCATCGTCGACCGCTACGGCGCCGACGCCGACGCCGTCGACGACGCGATTCAGGACGCCCTCATGAGCGGGAAGTGCTACGAGCCGAACGAGGGCACGCTGAAGTCCATCTGAGCCGATGGCGCGCCGACGCGACAGGCCGATAGTCGAACCCGTGCCGGGCGACCCGGCGGCCGTCGCGCGCCTCGGCCCCGACGCCGGCGGGGACAGAGCGCTCGTCGTCGCGGACTACCACGCGGGCATCGAGGCGGGCCTGCGCTACGAACGCGGCGTCGAACTCGACAGCGACGCCGACGTGCGGTTCGCCCGCCTCTCGCGACTGCTGGACGAGACGGACCCCGACCGACTCGTCGTGCTCGGGGACCTGGGCCACCGCATCGGCGACCCGCGCGGCGACGAGACCGAGGAGTTGGAGGCGTTCGTGGAGCGAATCACGAGGAGAGTACCGGTGACGCTCGTCCGCGGCAACCACGACGGCGGCATCGCGGAGGCGTTCGGCGACCGACTCGACGTGACCGACGCCGCGGGCGTCCGACTCGGCCGCGTCGGCTTCGTCCACGGCCACACGTGGCCCGCCCGCGAGGTGGTCGAGAGCGAGGTGGTCTGCGCGGCGCACGAACACCCCGCCGTGCGACTCGAAGACAGCGTCGGCGGCGGCCGGAAGGAACGCGCGTGGCTTCGCGGCCCGATGAACCCCGACCCCTTCGCGGCGCAGTTGGGCGTGGACGTGACCGACCTCGATTGGAAGACGCCCGAACTCGTCGTCTTCCCGGCGTTCAACGACCGCTCCGGCGGAACGTGGGTGAACGTCGAGGGGCAGGGATTCCTCTCGCCGTTCCTGCCGGCGGGCGTGTTCGACGCGGACGCGTATCTACTCGACGGGACGCGACTCGGGCCGTATCGGTCCGTGTGACCGCACGGGGAGCCGCGGGGTCGCTCGAAGACCGACGGTCAGTTCGCCGGCGACCGGTCGCTCCGGTCGGGTCCGCCCTCGTCCGTCCCCTCTCCTTCGGTCCCGCCCCGCAACTCGGAGAGCATCGACAGGACGGTCGAGTACCCCTCCAGACGGCCCTTCTCGTACTCGGTCAACTCCGCGTACGGGCGGTCGGGGTCGGCCCCCTCGGCCTCCCGGACCGCGGCCTCCATGCGGGCGAGCGTCTCGGAGTCCAACTCGGTCGGGTCGACGCCGCGTCGGGTCTCGGAGCGGCGCACCGACCCCGACGGGTCCATCTCGTACCCGTCGCCGTCGACTCGGACGACGCCCTCGTCGACCAGTCGGTCGAGCGCCTCCTTCGTCTCGGCCTGCGTCCCGTCCGCGAGGACGGCGAGGTACTCGGCGCTCCGCGGTTCCTCCAGTACCTCCACCGCGGAGACGACGCGTTCGCGCAGCGTGAACACGTGCGTCCACGAACCCGGAGACCACCGTGACCGCTTCATACCTTCCCGCTAGGTGTAGCTCCTTATGACTGTGGTGGCAGATTTCCTATATTTCACTCGTGAGAACGTATGAACAAGGCTGTCAGAACGTAATTTCAACGGACAGCGGGTAGAACGAGCGCGTTCGAAACCTGACGAGCAGTCGATAGGACGACGAGAGGAGGGGCCGACCACCCGGGTCAAGAGTACTGCCAGACGGTCCCAGCGGCGAAGAGAAGCGCCCCCAACGCTGACGCGTAGACGAGCAAGTTCCACTCGTCCGGGGTCTCGGCGGTTCCCGGACCGACCGTCTCGTAGGCGACGAAGGCAGCTACGAGGACGCCGCTGGCGAGGAAGAACGCCGAGGTGACCGTCTCTCCGTCGGCGTACGACAGCAGGCCGCGAGCGAGGCTCGTGAGCCCGAAGACGAGATGGGAGAGCGAGTACGCGAGGGCGGGACCGGCGAGCGGACGGGAGCGAGTTCGGGCGGAGGGGTTCACGGCGACCGCTTCGTTCCGTGGGGAGGTAACTGTCGGGGAATTGTCGTGAGGAGGGCGGTGCGCTTAATCCGCTCGC
This Halogeometricum sp. S3BR5-2 DNA region includes the following protein-coding sequences:
- a CDS encoding FUN14 domain-containing protein, which encodes MPDPLQLSIDPTSLGLEFGSGAVVGGVVGFAAKKVAKVLAVVVGLELALFKFLESRGILVVDWEKLTAGMMKTTEAAAAGTPPSWLSTLLSTLSVSAGFTGGFLLGFKQG
- a CDS encoding ribosome assembly factor SBDS; its protein translation is MISLDEAVTARLESHGERFEVLIDPDAALAMKRGEFEGELEDVIAAEDVFEDASRGDRPAEEDLETVFGTTDPMEIIPEVVKRGEIQITAEQRREMQEQKRKQLINTITRNAVNPQMDNAPHPPDRIERALEQAGFKVDPMETVESQVDDALDALRPVIPIRFDEVTVAVQIPAQYAGKTQAQVREYGDLEREEWQNDGSWVGVVTFPAGMQNEFYDMVNDYTSGEAETRIVKDKDELSTR
- a CDS encoding NifU family protein; this translates as MSIDTADDAATLEDRLALFMRRNFPQIQMHGGTAGIDALDEESGEVWISLGGACSGCGISPMTVQALKSRMVTEFEEISQVHATTGGSFDYDTPEDPFARSRDDAPF
- the trxA gene encoding thioredoxin, producing the protein MSTPESKGSPVHVESQDHLEQLVSEHDVVLVDFHADWCGPCKMLEPTVEEIAAETDALVLKVDIDELQELARDEGVRSVPTLQFYQGGEQAKRVIGVQDKDDLLDIIEELSN
- a CDS encoding 2,5-diamino-6-(ribosylamino)-4(3H)-pyrimidinone 5'-phosphate reductase translates to MHVVVNAAASVDGKLSTRRREQVKISGADDFARVDRVRADSDAVLVGVGTVLADDPHLTLDDDNYRDERRTAGRDPSPARVVADSRARTPSDARILDGAATTYLLASEAAPDDRIAALRDAGAEVVVAGRTRVSFPDALAELESRGVDRLMVEGGGEVIFSLFEDGLVDELTLYVGSVVFGGRDAPTLADGDGFVESFPRLELREVERIDDGVLLGYDVP
- a CDS encoding glycosyltransferase family 4 protein, whose translation is MLGWGFPPNVSGGLDTHVGEMFDGLRARDVDIELVLPAEYAPEDREGIHGVPTGQGDIITRIGRLSSAFAEHAEDADIVHTHDWFGYGPGSRAKSNADVEWVTTFHSLSSDRNLDPPKREVETERRIAERCDHLLAVSKLTAGRVKELYGGDPEVIYNGFSKCETTGRDLKEELDIDGDMLFFVGRHTDQKGISHLVYAMEKLRRDDVTLVVGGSGHLTAQLKKFAQLLDVEDQLEWVGYIPEEELGDYYASADLFVSPSLSEPFGITITEALSAGTRVVATESGVNEVLPDDCVIEVEPASDSIADGIDYGLSLEGPPEYDPVTWEDVVDETIDFYERIADE
- a CDS encoding DUF7510 family protein; the encoded protein is MSDAEAEREEDVSFSLTVDDEETVITMRGDRDTAVVVESESGERIYLPPEDFERGARQQSDSPYQRADGDSPYQPADRDSPYQSSRDDSPYQSARDDSPYQAARQSLPREGMVPTSDGYRIRHPEPVTDVRLLR
- a CDS encoding Single-stranded DNA binding protein; protein product: MNVDEHAEELASTLGVDKAEVKSDLENLLSYSVPIDEAKQSIRRKHGGDSGASAAPTSKDVADVDTDDGNVTVTVRVLTVGKRSIRYQGEEQTIREGELADATGKISYTAWQDFGFEAGDSVTVGNANVREWDGKPELNLGQSTTVAVETEPVETAHEAGGDTDLVDLRAGDRGRNVEVRVLESEERVISGRDGDTTIRSGVVADESARLPFTDWGARPELREGEAFRFEDAYVREFRGVPQVNLSEFTTVTPLSRDVEVNEDAPRMRIDEAVGSGGMFDVEVVGNLLEVRDGSGLIERCPDCGRVLQNGQCRQHGDVDGEDDMRVKAIIDDGHGTVTAVLDRDLTEELYGAPMADAMEAAREAMDKEVVADEIRNRVVGREFRVRGNLSVDDYGANLEATEFEETGDDPADRAAAVLSEVSA
- a CDS encoding metallophosphoesterase codes for the protein MARRRDRPIVEPVPGDPAAVARLGPDAGGDRALVVADYHAGIEAGLRYERGVELDSDADVRFARLSRLLDETDPDRLVVLGDLGHRIGDPRGDETEELEAFVERITRRVPVTLVRGNHDGGIAEAFGDRLDVTDAAGVRLGRVGFVHGHTWPAREVVESEVVCAAHEHPAVRLEDSVGGGRKERAWLRGPMNPDPFAAQLGVDVTDLDWKTPELVVFPAFNDRSGGTWVNVEGQGFLSPFLPAGVFDADAYLLDGTRLGPYRSV
- a CDS encoding DUF7342 family protein, coding for MKRSRWSPGSWTHVFTLRERVVSAVEVLEEPRSAEYLAVLADGTQAETKEALDRLVDEGVVRVDGDGYEMDPSGSVRRSETRRGVDPTELDSETLARMEAAVREAEGADPDRPYAELTEYEKGRLEGYSTVLSMLSELRGGTEGEGTDEGGPDRSDRSPAN